The Apium graveolens cultivar Ventura chromosome 11, ASM990537v1, whole genome shotgun sequence genome has a window encoding:
- the LOC141697066 gene encoding protein LIGHT-DEPENDENT SHORT HYPOCOTYLS 10-like — protein MSSDHKRREPGGEAAGSSSTQQQVQPQLSRYESQKRRDWNTFGQYLKNQRPPVAMSQCNYTHVLDFLRYLDQFGKTKVHMQGCVFFGHPDPAGPCTCPLRQAWGSLDALIGRLRAAYEENGGALETNPFASGAIRVYLREVRDSQAKARGIPYKKKKKKRTNNPLKASEDTASTTFQLPSS, from the coding sequence ATGTCAAGTGATCACAAGAGAAGAGAACCAGGAGGTGAAGCTGCAGGTTCATCATCTACACAGCAACAAGTACAGCCTCAGTTAAGCCGATACGAGTCGCAGAAGCGTCGTGATTGGAACACTTTTGGACAGTATTTGAAGAACCAAAGGCCTCCTGTGGCTATGTCACAGTGCAACTACACTCATGTGTTGGATTTTCTCCGATATCTGGATCAATTTGGAAAGACTAAAGTTCATATGCAAGGTTGTGTGTTTTTCGGACACCCTGATCCAGCTGGCCCTTGTACTTGTCCACTTAGACAAGCGTGGGGGAGCCTTGATGCACTCATTGGACGACTCAGGGCTGCTTATGAAGAGAACGGTGGAGCACTTGAGACCAATCCTTTTGCTAGTGGCGCCATTCGAGTTTACTTAAGGGAGGTTCGAGATTCTCAAGCCAAAGCTAGAGGCATTCCCtataagaagaagaagaaaaagaggACTAACAATCCTTTGAAGGCCAGTGAGGATACTGCTTCCACCACTTTCCAATTGCCGTCTTCTTGA